From a single Fulvivirga ulvae genomic region:
- a CDS encoding RNA polymerase sigma factor, with the protein MKLKIHKTEEEVLIRRCRKQDDQAQKDVYDKYASKMLAICIRYIKEPDQAEDVMISAFMKVFDRIDQFKGEGSFEGWIRRIMVNESLTYIRRNKGMYLEVDIEYADREPDYSTLSTHLEAEDLLNLIQQLPIGYRTVFNLYAVEGYSHKEIAEQLEISENTSKSQLSRARTLLQKQLLNAEKTLQKKIK; encoded by the coding sequence ATGAAACTAAAGATTCACAAAACAGAAGAAGAAGTACTGATCCGCCGATGCAGGAAACAGGATGACCAGGCGCAGAAAGATGTGTACGACAAGTATGCCTCTAAGATGCTGGCTATTTGTATCCGCTATATTAAGGAGCCGGATCAGGCGGAGGATGTGATGATCAGTGCTTTTATGAAGGTGTTTGACAGAATTGATCAGTTTAAAGGAGAGGGTAGCTTCGAAGGGTGGATACGGCGGATAATGGTGAATGAGTCGCTGACTTATATCAGGAGAAACAAGGGGATGTACCTGGAAGTGGATATAGAATATGCTGACAGAGAGCCGGATTACAGTACACTAAGTACCCACCTAGAAGCAGAAGACCTGCTTAACCTGATTCAACAACTGCCCATTGGTTATCGTACGGTGTTTAACCTGTACGCAGTGGAAGGTTATTCGCACAAAGAGATAGCTGAGCAGTTGGAGATCAGCGAGAATACTTCAAAATCGCAGTTGAGCAGGGCAAGGACGTTGCTGCAAAAGCAATTATTGAACGCAGAAAAGACATTACAGAAAAAGATCAAATAG
- a CDS encoding DMT family transporter, protein MRIKNILLLLLLASMWGPSFLFIKVAVAEIPPITLAASRIVLAAITLYIFLLISGSKFKKSASFWKHVAITGFFAQSLPFILISWGEVYIDSALASILNGLTPLFTVILANFMIADEKMNVQKIAGTVLGFIGLIVLLSPNFTSDIKASFWGIFAITLAAASYGMGMVYTRIYLKGTPPMHAPASQLLIASVYMIPLSLWIDGPLDIAAISFNALGSVLILAVFGTAIAYVVYFRIIENTSASFLSMVTYLLPIFGVVLGVTFLDESISIETILGAICILAGLMIANNVLKLGVFGLKPKRV, encoded by the coding sequence ATGAGAATTAAAAATATACTTCTGCTATTGCTGTTGGCCTCCATGTGGGGGCCATCATTTTTGTTTATCAAAGTGGCTGTTGCAGAAATACCTCCTATCACCCTGGCAGCTTCGAGAATAGTGCTTGCCGCCATAACGCTGTACATCTTCTTGCTGATAAGCGGCTCTAAATTCAAAAAATCCGCATCGTTCTGGAAGCATGTGGCCATTACAGGGTTCTTTGCCCAATCGCTGCCTTTCATACTGATCAGTTGGGGAGAGGTCTATATCGATAGTGCTTTGGCTTCTATACTTAACGGGCTCACGCCATTGTTCACTGTAATACTGGCCAACTTCATGATTGCCGATGAAAAGATGAATGTTCAAAAAATAGCGGGAACTGTCCTTGGCTTTATTGGCCTGATCGTGTTGTTGTCACCCAATTTCACCTCAGACATTAAGGCCTCCTTTTGGGGGATCTTTGCCATCACGCTGGCGGCTGCAAGCTATGGTATGGGCATGGTCTACACCCGAATCTATTTGAAGGGGACTCCTCCCATGCACGCACCGGCCTCTCAGTTATTAATCGCATCTGTTTACATGATCCCTCTCTCGCTATGGATAGATGGCCCTTTGGACATTGCAGCCATCTCATTTAATGCACTAGGCTCTGTGCTGATCCTTGCCGTGTTCGGGACTGCCATTGCCTATGTGGTTTATTTCAGAATCATTGAAAATACGAGTGCATCGTTTCTGTCTATGGTTACTTACCTCCTCCCGATCTTCGGTGTAGTGCTGGGTGTAACCTTTCTCGATGAATCTATTTCCATCGAGACCATTCTTGGCGCCATCTGCATCCTCGCCGGACTGATGATCGCCAATAATGTATTGAAACTTGGTGTATTCGGACTCAAGCCCAAAAGGGTTTGA
- a CDS encoding LysR family transcriptional regulator encodes MEVRHLKLVKEVADKGSLSKAKDSLFLSQSALSHQLKEVESQLGAPLFHRVNKKLVLTGAGKIVLESAERILSELEQTEISVKKYVSGDRGSLRMATECYTCYHWLPSLMVDFNKEFPNVDIEILPEYSNDPVTHILEGKLDLAVVSGRVDNQNVKLTELFTDELLALVPADHPWTKKKYVQAQDFADQRIIIHSLPIETVTLYRKVLIPENVQPKKVIPIQITEAAVEMVKAGMGVKVLAKWIIEPYLHDKRLAVVPVTRKGLFRTWYAVTINRPDTPQYLMNFMEHLRCNIAGVCKGCQDATTPCVK; translated from the coding sequence ATGGAGGTACGTCATCTTAAATTGGTAAAAGAGGTGGCCGATAAGGGTAGCCTTTCAAAAGCCAAAGACAGCTTGTTTTTGTCGCAGTCAGCATTGAGCCATCAGTTAAAAGAAGTTGAAAGCCAGCTTGGTGCGCCATTGTTTCATAGAGTAAATAAAAAGCTTGTATTGACAGGTGCAGGGAAAATAGTATTGGAATCGGCCGAGCGAATTCTTAGTGAATTGGAGCAAACCGAGATCTCGGTGAAAAAATATGTGAGCGGCGACAGAGGGTCATTAAGAATGGCCACCGAATGTTATACCTGCTACCACTGGTTGCCCTCGCTTATGGTGGATTTTAATAAGGAATTTCCTAATGTAGATATTGAGATATTACCGGAATATTCCAACGATCCTGTTACCCATATCCTTGAAGGGAAACTTGACCTTGCCGTGGTAAGTGGCAGAGTGGATAACCAGAATGTGAAGCTTACGGAGTTGTTCACCGATGAGCTGCTCGCCCTTGTGCCTGCTGACCACCCATGGACAAAAAAGAAATATGTGCAGGCGCAGGATTTTGCCGATCAACGGATAATTATACACTCTTTGCCCATTGAAACTGTAACGCTTTACAGAAAAGTGCTTATACCTGAAAATGTACAGCCTAAAAAGGTTATTCCCATTCAGATCACTGAGGCCGCAGTAGAAATGGTGAAAGCGGGAATGGGAGTAAAGGTATTGGCGAAATGGATTATTGAACCTTACTTGCATGATAAAAGACTTGCAGTGGTACCAGTTACCAGAAAAGGGCTTTTCAGAACATGGTACGCTGTAACCATCAACAGGCCGGATACTCCCCAGTACCTGATGAATTTTATGGAACATCTGCGCTGCAATATTGCCGGGGTTTGTAAAGGGTGTCAGGACGCGACAACGCCTTGTGTGAAATAA
- a CDS encoding FdhF/YdeP family oxidoreductase, protein MSDPSKIKAQPPEKHTGIKLTHPKKLAGGIPAVISSMKHVYGEAGVIEGTKTMLKINQFKGFDCPGCAWPDPDKERSVVEFCENGAKAVAEEATTARVDAAFFRKHTVEELSRWSDYEIGKSGRLVEPMILKEGSTHYEPISWKDAFNTIGKQLNNLHSPDEAIFYTSGRTSNEAAFLYQLFVRQYGTNNLPDCSNMCHESSGSGLSETVGIGKGSVKLEDFYEAEVIMIIGQNPGTNHPRMLIALQKAKENGTKIITINPLSEAGLIRFKHPQKPLDMIGSGTKLTDLFLQVRVNGDVPLLKAMLKLLLEREEAAPGTVLDHEFIKNSTSGYEELIVDLQKYNLDELIAQTSVSREKIEEAVDLLAGKKKIIACWAMGLTQHKNAVDNIREVVNLLLLKGSIGKPGAGTCPVRGHSNVQGDRTMGIWEKLKPEFGQKLKEVFNFEPPQKEGHDVVGAIKAMAEGKAKFFFAMGGNFLSATPDTELTAKALEQCDMTVHVSTKLNRSHLVHGKTALILPCLGRTELDVQESGKQFVTVENSTGVVHQSRGGKTPASEHLLSEPKIVAELAKATLGNKSSVDWDHLVSNYDNIRNVIEQTIPGFDNYNDRVRKPGGFYLPNGAREGDFKTLTGKANFTINKNPEHKLADDEYLMMTIRSHDQYNTTIYGLDDRYRGILHERRVVLMNEKDIKKAGLKPEQEVDLVSNYDGEKRIAKNFLVIPYDIPSRCIGTYFPEANVLIPYNHYAHTSKTPISKSVVVKVERR, encoded by the coding sequence ATGTCTGACCCCTCGAAAATCAAGGCTCAACCACCGGAAAAACACACCGGAATAAAGTTAACGCACCCTAAAAAGCTGGCAGGGGGAATACCTGCGGTGATCTCCTCCATGAAGCATGTTTACGGAGAAGCAGGTGTGATTGAAGGGACTAAGACCATGTTGAAGATCAACCAGTTTAAAGGGTTTGATTGCCCTGGTTGTGCCTGGCCCGATCCTGATAAGGAAAGGTCAGTCGTTGAGTTTTGTGAAAATGGGGCCAAAGCAGTGGCCGAAGAAGCCACAACCGCCAGGGTAGATGCAGCATTTTTCAGAAAGCATACAGTAGAAGAATTATCCCGCTGGTCTGACTATGAGATTGGTAAAAGTGGCAGGTTAGTGGAACCCATGATATTAAAGGAGGGCAGCACACATTATGAACCCATCAGCTGGAAAGATGCCTTTAACACTATAGGCAAACAGTTAAATAATCTTCATTCCCCTGATGAGGCTATATTTTATACCTCAGGAAGGACCAGTAACGAAGCAGCCTTTTTATACCAGCTTTTTGTAAGGCAGTACGGTACCAATAACCTGCCCGACTGCTCTAACATGTGCCACGAATCCAGTGGTTCAGGTTTGTCAGAAACAGTAGGTATAGGCAAAGGCTCGGTGAAGCTTGAAGATTTTTATGAGGCCGAAGTAATCATGATCATAGGCCAAAACCCAGGTACTAACCATCCCAGGATGTTAATTGCTTTGCAAAAGGCAAAAGAAAATGGCACTAAGATCATTACCATCAACCCTCTGTCCGAAGCCGGGCTGATCAGGTTTAAGCACCCACAAAAGCCGCTGGATATGATCGGGAGCGGTACAAAGCTGACCGATCTGTTTTTGCAGGTTCGTGTTAATGGCGATGTCCCCTTGCTCAAAGCAATGCTCAAGCTGTTGCTTGAGAGGGAAGAAGCCGCTCCGGGCACTGTACTTGATCATGAATTCATTAAAAACAGCACCAGCGGTTATGAAGAGCTGATCGTTGATCTTCAGAAATATAACCTGGATGAGCTGATAGCCCAAACTTCTGTTTCAAGGGAGAAAATTGAAGAGGCTGTTGACCTGCTGGCCGGGAAAAAGAAAATTATTGCCTGCTGGGCGATGGGGCTTACACAGCATAAAAATGCTGTTGACAATATCCGGGAAGTAGTCAATTTGCTCCTACTCAAAGGAAGTATAGGAAAACCCGGAGCAGGAACCTGTCCCGTTAGAGGCCACAGCAATGTGCAAGGTGACCGCACCATGGGAATATGGGAAAAACTAAAACCTGAATTTGGGCAAAAGCTTAAAGAAGTTTTCAATTTTGAGCCACCGCAAAAAGAAGGACACGACGTAGTAGGAGCCATTAAAGCCATGGCAGAGGGAAAAGCAAAGTTCTTCTTTGCTATGGGGGGCAACTTCCTCTCCGCTACTCCGGATACCGAGTTAACGGCCAAAGCCCTGGAGCAGTGTGACATGACCGTACACGTCTCCACCAAGTTAAACCGCAGCCATCTGGTACATGGCAAAACTGCCTTGATCCTTCCGTGCCTGGGTAGAACCGAACTGGATGTGCAGGAAAGCGGGAAGCAATTTGTGACCGTAGAAAATTCCACCGGCGTAGTGCATCAATCCAGAGGAGGAAAGACCCCTGCCTCTGAGCATCTGCTGAGTGAGCCAAAAATAGTGGCCGAGTTAGCCAAAGCTACCCTGGGAAATAAGAGCAGTGTAGATTGGGACCACCTCGTTTCCAATTATGACAACATCAGAAATGTTATTGAGCAGACCATTCCTGGCTTTGACAACTACAATGATAGAGTAAGAAAGCCGGGCGGCTTCTACCTGCCCAACGGAGCCCGGGAGGGCGATTTCAAAACCCTGACCGGCAAAGCCAACTTCACCATCAACAAAAATCCCGAGCACAAACTAGCCGATGATGAATACCTGATGATGACCATCCGCAGCCATGATCAATACAACACCACCATCTATGGCCTGGACGACCGCTATAGAGGTATACTCCATGAGAGAAGGGTGGTGCTAATGAACGAAAAAGATATCAAAAAGGCAGGACTAAAGCCAGAGCAGGAGGTAGACCTTGTAAGCAACTACGATGGTGAAAAACGTATAGCCAAAAACTTTTTGGTAATCCCTTATGATATCCCTTCACGTTGCATAGGCACCTACTTCCCCGAGGCCAATGTATTGATCCCATACAATCATTATGCACATACCAGTAAAACACCTATTTCTAAGTCAGTGGTGGTGAAGGTGGAGAGGAGGTAA
- a CDS encoding TonB family protein produces MKFFLLSKLLFLAVFAYGQITPRIIDKISKEPISGANITLHGSTIETTTNYLGYFQLDVAAGSKLTISHPSFVTSEVIVPAESATFLIALNRKHYNLGGISIDLFPMDPETSTLTIENEVTDSKEYTQYESDWSSFYIDYGNAIINHPDFQKLEKSFMVNILFTVDEKGKVENISVLNSDASYQEESDEYVNILKSSLVELNKWIPATLNKVPISQSFELEVSRNKEVFMIVEEPASPIGGYESLYNYINSNLQYPHEARKVGIEGKLRVSFVVDKDGGITDIEVVKGLGFGCDLEAIRLLKEGPKWYPPYQRGKPVKQRIILPITFNLAHVNSSRKISFKDYLSYRIRYPREARKAGVEGTLYAVFEISESYEIKSLEILNDIGFGCGAEVKMVINSLPTDLIAEKFRSNQLNILPVAFGINQYPKKVEGVKIPEGKRLEEVVVIEEDVYRPLMSSGAVGIRLNSGKKQPTSIKDAIENDPAMQRLSLVNKNLDSVDPEINKLRRLLFLDLEGNNITQLPDEILELDRLQELYLPDNRITNLPEEFHLLSSLKVLGLASNQLSGFPSQLTRMSKLEVLDLSGNDISEIPKEVGNLKKLRILVLNNNNIKALPSDMSELKKLEKLFLIGNELSPMQIEVIKDNLKRTDVIVE; encoded by the coding sequence ATGAAGTTCTTCTTATTGAGTAAACTATTGTTTTTGGCTGTCTTTGCATACGGTCAAATTACACCCAGAATAATTGATAAAATTAGTAAGGAGCCTATTTCTGGTGCGAATATAACGCTTCATGGATCTACCATTGAGACAACAACTAATTATCTTGGATATTTTCAACTTGACGTCGCTGCAGGAAGTAAATTAACTATCTCTCATCCTAGCTTTGTAACGAGCGAAGTGATAGTGCCTGCTGAAAGTGCTACATTTCTTATTGCACTTAATCGAAAGCACTATAATTTGGGAGGTATATCTATTGATTTATTCCCTATGGATCCTGAGACAAGCACTTTAACAATTGAAAATGAAGTTACGGATTCTAAAGAATATACTCAGTATGAATCTGATTGGAGTAGCTTTTACATTGACTATGGAAATGCAATTATTAATCACCCTGACTTTCAAAAACTTGAAAAAAGTTTTATGGTTAATATCTTATTTACTGTAGACGAAAAAGGTAAGGTAGAAAACATTAGTGTCTTAAATTCTGATGCCTCTTATCAGGAGGAGTCCGATGAATATGTCAATATTTTAAAGTCTTCTTTGGTTGAATTAAATAAATGGATTCCTGCAACATTGAACAAAGTTCCTATTTCTCAATCTTTTGAACTTGAAGTTTCTAGAAATAAAGAAGTATTTATGATAGTTGAGGAGCCAGCCTCCCCAATAGGAGGTTATGAGTCCCTTTATAATTATATTAATTCCAATCTGCAGTACCCTCATGAAGCTCGGAAAGTGGGGATTGAGGGCAAGTTGAGGGTTAGTTTTGTGGTTGATAAAGATGGAGGAATAACCGACATCGAAGTGGTAAAGGGCCTAGGTTTTGGATGTGATCTGGAAGCAATTAGGTTATTGAAAGAAGGCCCTAAATGGTATCCACCCTATCAACGAGGAAAACCTGTAAAGCAAAGAATCATTTTACCAATTACCTTTAACTTAGCTCATGTTAACTCAAGCAGAAAAATTTCTTTTAAAGATTATCTTTCCTACAGAATACGATATCCTCGAGAGGCCAGAAAAGCTGGAGTAGAGGGGACACTCTATGCTGTGTTTGAGATCAGCGAGAGTTATGAAATAAAAAGCTTAGAAATATTGAATGATATTGGTTTTGGATGTGGTGCTGAAGTGAAAATGGTTATTAATTCTTTGCCTACTGATTTAATTGCTGAAAAATTTAGGTCTAACCAGTTAAATATTTTACCTGTAGCATTTGGAATAAACCAATACCCGAAAAAAGTGGAGGGTGTGAAAATTCCTGAAGGGAAGAGACTAGAGGAAGTTGTAGTGATTGAAGAAGACGTGTATAGACCTTTGATGTCCAGTGGAGCAGTAGGAATTCGTTTAAATTCAGGAAAAAAACAGCCCACATCAATTAAAGACGCTATAGAGAATGATCCGGCAATGCAAAGATTGTCCTTGGTTAATAAGAATCTAGATTCTGTTGATCCAGAGATAAATAAATTGAGAAGACTGTTATTCTTAGATTTGGAGGGTAATAATATAACACAATTACCAGATGAAATTTTAGAGTTGGACCGATTGCAGGAATTGTATCTTCCTGATAATCGAATTACTAATCTACCTGAAGAGTTTCATTTACTTTCATCTCTCAAAGTTTTGGGACTGGCATCAAATCAATTGTCAGGGTTTCCTTCTCAGCTTACACGAATGTCTAAACTGGAGGTTCTTGATCTAAGTGGAAATGATATTTCTGAAATTCCAAAAGAGGTTGGTAATCTTAAGAAGCTTAGGATCTTGGTGTTGAATAATAATAATATTAAGGCGTTGCCTTCCGATATGTCCGAATTAAAAAAATTGGAGAAGCTCTTTCTGATTGGCAATGAATTAAGCCCAATGCAAATAGAGGTTATTAAAGATAATTTGAAAAGGACGGATGTTATTGTAGAATAA
- a CDS encoding GIY-YIG nuclease family protein, whose product MVSNRHRTVLYIGVTSNLSARAYEHKHGYGASFAKKYNCTDVIYFECFPTIEEAIEREKQLKNWRRQWKEDLIRKSNPEMKDLYDEVEELK is encoded by the coding sequence ATTGTAAGCAATAGACATAGGACAGTACTGTATATCGGTGTTACATCGAATTTATCAGCAAGAGCCTATGAACATAAGCACGGCTATGGAGCCTCGTTTGCTAAAAAATATAACTGTACTGACGTCATCTATTTTGAATGTTTTCCAACAATCGAAGAAGCCATTGAAAGAGAGAAGCAGCTCAAAAACTGGAGGAGGCAATGGAAGGAAGATCTCATTAGAAAAAGTAATCCGGAGATGAAGGATCTTTATGACGAGGTAGAGGAGCTTAAATAG
- a CDS encoding helix-turn-helix domain-containing protein has translation MKHIKFNKTICGVDFLLNVLEFNNDKSSGLFSEVQSTDFFQIIFIKEARGRLLLNESEINVSDNSIIFISQFQKYQWKIDSGSSFRAHVLVFQEDFLNEFFADKYFSYRLLYFYQTQYPLHMEVEDAERSACLEQLSKIKEELVCPKSDSAHLIRSMLYYMLISLNRRYAEKYKVEPAITQDNIAYEFRKLVEEHIYSKQRIEDYTTLMGVSRITLNKLVKAQFNVTASDFIKSRLIFEIKMKLIYTSLTIAQIASGLNFSEPNHLSRLFKNREGITPVQFREDYQNGI, from the coding sequence ATGAAGCATATCAAATTCAATAAGACCATATGCGGGGTAGACTTCCTGCTGAATGTCCTTGAGTTTAATAATGATAAAAGCAGTGGGTTATTTAGTGAGGTGCAGTCTACTGATTTCTTTCAAATCATCTTCATCAAAGAAGCAAGAGGCAGGTTACTGTTGAATGAAAGTGAGATCAATGTCTCTGACAACTCCATTATCTTCATTTCTCAATTCCAAAAGTACCAGTGGAAAATAGATTCAGGAAGCAGCTTTAGGGCACACGTGCTGGTATTTCAGGAAGATTTCCTGAATGAGTTCTTTGCTGATAAATATTTCAGCTATCGTCTGCTTTACTTTTATCAAACACAATACCCCCTCCATATGGAGGTTGAGGATGCTGAGCGATCCGCCTGTCTGGAGCAACTTTCAAAGATCAAGGAAGAGCTTGTATGTCCGAAAAGTGATAGTGCCCATCTTATACGGTCAATGCTCTATTACATGCTCATCAGTTTGAACAGGAGGTATGCTGAAAAATATAAAGTAGAGCCTGCTATAACACAGGATAATATTGCCTATGAGTTTAGAAAACTTGTGGAAGAACATATTTATTCCAAACAAAGGATAGAAGACTATACCACTTTAATGGGTGTTAGCAGGATTACCCTTAACAAGTTGGTCAAAGCCCAATTCAATGTTACAGCTTCCGATTTTATCAAGTCCCGGCTTATTTTCGAAATAAAGATGAAGCTGATCTATACCTCACTGACTATAGCTCAAATAGCTTCCGGGCTGAATTTCTCTGAGCCCAACCATTTGTCTCGGCTGTTTAAGAACAGGGAAGGAATTACACCCGTGCAGTTTCGAGAAGATTATCAAAATGGTATTTAA
- a CDS encoding MBL fold metallo-hydrolase gives MQKTEIQLIRNATLKIKYAGKTFLVDPALGAKHSFRSFVEPDKNLNPTVGLPMRVEDAVAGVDAILLTHTHPDHFDAAAAEILDKHLPFYLAPVDAVTVQKAGFQNIEIIEDKRTWESITITRTGGKHGPEEKLEMLGEVAGFVLEAEGYPTVYIIGDCIWDAEIENNLKTINPDIVITNSGGAMFMGQTRILMDEEETIKVAKAVPNATVIAVHMEALDHCKVTRESLKAAAIAAGADVLVPGDGEVVRG, from the coding sequence ATGCAAAAGACAGAAATTCAACTCATCAGAAATGCAACCTTAAAAATTAAATATGCTGGTAAAACTTTTTTGGTAGACCCTGCACTCGGTGCAAAGCATAGCTTCAGATCATTTGTAGAGCCAGATAAAAACCTTAATCCAACGGTAGGCCTGCCCATGAGAGTGGAAGATGCGGTAGCCGGTGTCGATGCCATTTTACTAACCCATACACACCCCGATCATTTTGATGCCGCAGCGGCAGAAATACTGGATAAGCATTTGCCCTTTTATCTGGCACCTGTAGATGCTGTTACAGTACAAAAAGCAGGTTTTCAGAATATTGAAATCATAGAGGATAAGAGGACATGGGAGAGCATTACCATTACAAGAACAGGTGGGAAACATGGCCCTGAGGAAAAATTGGAAATGCTTGGTGAAGTGGCAGGCTTTGTTCTAGAGGCAGAGGGTTATCCAACTGTTTATATCATCGGAGACTGCATTTGGGATGCAGAGATTGAGAACAATCTCAAAACCATTAATCCGGATATTGTAATCACCAATTCAGGAGGAGCTATGTTCATGGGACAAACCAGAATTTTAATGGATGAAGAAGAGACCATTAAAGTAGCTAAGGCTGTTCCTAATGCTACAGTTATAGCAGTCCACATGGAGGCTTTGGATCATTGTAAGGTGACCAGGGAGTCATTAAAGGCTGCTGCTATTGCAGCTGGTGCGGATGTTTTGGTTCCGGGGGATGGGGAAGTTGTGAGGGGGTAG
- a CDS encoding barstar family protein has product MYTEYIIDGAKFKSKNGFYNYIEKHFTQGLSFKIGRNLNAFQDVLSGGFGMYSCDEPITVTWKNLTKSKEHLDSKFLYSVLVILTSTEGVTFRQFDHGISLD; this is encoded by the coding sequence ATGTACACAGAATACATAATTGACGGAGCGAAATTCAAATCCAAAAATGGATTTTACAATTACATTGAAAAGCATTTTACTCAAGGTCTTAGTTTTAAAATAGGAAGAAATCTCAATGCTTTTCAAGACGTTCTTAGTGGAGGCTTCGGGATGTACAGTTGTGATGAACCCATAACAGTCACATGGAAAAACCTGACCAAAAGTAAGGAACATTTAGATTCTAAATTTCTCTATTCTGTTTTAGTTATATTGACATCGACGGAAGGTGTGACCTTTAGACAATTTGATCATGGCATTAGCCTTGATTAA
- the argH gene encoding argininosuccinate lyase, whose protein sequence is MKLWDKGYTIEKKIETFTVGNDRELDLHLAKYDALGSLAHAQMLKEIGLISAEELEGIEKEISLILNQIVEGSFEIEAHFEDVHSKIEHLLTEKLGEAGKKIHTARSRNDQVLVDLHLFARDEIQEIKGLISKLFDRLIALSEQHKDVLLPGYTHFQVAMPSSFGLWFGAYAESLIDDIHLLNATFKIADQNPLGSAAGYGSSFPINRTSTTEKMGFSTLKYNSVAAQMSRGKLEKSMSFGLASAAGTLSKLAMDVCLYMSQNFGFITFPDHLTTGSSIMPHKKNPDVFELVRAKCNKIQALPTELIMITNNLPSGYHRDFQILKESLFSALFTLKSCLEISEYMLQHIIINEKAIDDPKYDYLYTVESVNKEVIAGLPFREAYQKVGQAVQSGAYAPDKEVKHTHEGSIGNLCNEEIKGKMREALG, encoded by the coding sequence ATGAAACTCTGGGACAAAGGATACACCATAGAAAAAAAGATTGAAACTTTTACTGTCGGCAACGACCGCGAACTTGACCTTCACCTGGCCAAGTATGATGCACTGGGTTCGCTCGCCCATGCGCAAATGTTGAAGGAAATCGGGTTAATATCAGCAGAGGAGCTTGAAGGCATTGAAAAAGAGATCAGCCTGATTTTAAACCAGATTGTAGAGGGTTCTTTTGAAATAGAGGCTCACTTTGAGGATGTCCACTCTAAAATAGAGCACCTGCTTACCGAAAAGCTGGGTGAAGCAGGTAAAAAGATCCATACCGCACGTTCCAGAAATGACCAGGTTTTGGTTGACCTGCACCTGTTTGCCAGAGATGAGATCCAGGAGATTAAAGGACTGATCAGCAAGCTTTTTGACCGGCTGATTGCACTAAGCGAACAACATAAAGATGTTCTCCTTCCCGGCTACACTCACTTTCAGGTGGCTATGCCTTCGTCTTTTGGCTTGTGGTTTGGTGCCTATGCCGAGTCCTTGATAGATGATATCCACCTGCTCAATGCTACATTCAAAATTGCAGATCAGAACCCACTTGGCTCAGCAGCAGGTTATGGCAGCTCCTTCCCTATTAACCGCACCTCCACGACAGAGAAAATGGGATTTTCCACCTTAAAATACAATTCTGTAGCCGCTCAGATGAGCCGCGGAAAACTGGAAAAATCCATGAGTTTTGGACTGGCAAGCGCGGCCGGTACGCTATCCAAACTGGCCATGGATGTTTGCCTCTACATGAGCCAAAACTTTGGTTTCATCACCTTCCCTGATCACCTGACCACTGGCTCCAGCATTATGCCTCACAAGAAGAACCCGGATGTGTTTGAACTGGTACGGGCCAAATGCAACAAAATACAAGCCCTGCCCACTGAACTCATCATGATCACCAACAACCTCCCCAGCGGCTATCACCGTGATTTTCAGATTTTAAAAGAAAGCCTTTTTTCAGCGCTTTTCACCCTCAAATCCTGCCTGGAGATCTCTGAATATATGCTTCAACACATCATTATCAACGAAAAAGCCATCGACGATCCTAAATATGACTACTTATACACGGTAGAGTCAGTTAATAAAGAAGTCATTGCGGGACTACCTTTCCGCGAGGCTTACCAAAAGGTGGGACAGGCCGTTCAGTCCGGAGCTTATGCACCTGATAAAGAGGTGAAGCATACCCATGAGGGCAGTATTGGGAATTTATGTAATGAGGAGATTAAAGGGAAAATGAGGGAGGCTTTGGGGTAG